The genomic window tcggaggtttgccattacctaccgaggggcggccgctattagaaaaaccttgttcgtcattttggtgtttcacggagattcgaacctacgttctctccgaattccgaatggtagacacgcaccaacccaatcggctaCAGTGGTCGCCTTACTGAAGagaaatatcaacacagtttgccattttcaaTTGTCAACTATATggtagttatcgatatcgatagttctcatgaagCTGCAAGTTTTTTGCGTAAACGAACGCGATTTTTTATAAGCCTGATGAGAATAGTGaagcatgttgttgttgttgttgttgttgtagtgttTGAGTATTCCTGCTGAAATATTCGTAATTAGCGACTAGCGCCGTTTTACTACCGctgttctcgtgtgatgatgtcttgttttttttctctttaagtcagatccatttcgttAGATCTAGGTGTAAcagcaaactttttatctctatgtctgagatttcattaaaTGCTGTAAGAAGGGCttgccgaaagagcgaagtcttgcTCTAGCTAGACCTGGACATTCGCATAGATAGTGAAAGAGACCTTCTTTCACCCTTTCCGCTTccgcagatgggattgaaagagaggttaagtctggctgcgtgatcccctactttccagtgACCTGTAAAGGTTGCAGttatacgtgaaatgtttggctgagagcatcctaacagataGTGGTAGTACTACACGTATTTAtttgcttccaccttctttcggctaaagcatagtaGTGCGAAtcaatggatgtttttattgtgttaaagGGGGAACAACCGCCACCGCCTCTGTTATGTCTAgtgccgaaccttttcttgctagctcatctgccatctcattaccctctatgttcctatggccgggaacccatatcagagtaatttgaagACAGTGCTCAAGCAGCTCGAGTTCCTTTCTGCACTGTAAAACTCACTTGGATGAAAAGGAATTGGaatctaaggccttaatagctgcttgactgtctgaaaagatagctactcttgcaccaacttccttgtataTTAGTATTTTAGTAATTTCTCTGATACCCagtagttctgcctggaacacgctggcatagtcaggaagtcggaTTGATTTGAATATGTTGAGCAGCTGCGAACAGAGACCAGCTACAACagcacagttcatcttagaaccatcagtgtagatttcaatgtCACTTTTCACGTTTCAATCACTTTTCCTTTCCTCCATGtgatatatagtatatattatataatttttcataaaaagaatTTTGTACTCTTTACTTGAATTTTATACAACACTTTCAAAAACAGAGATTGGGAATTATTTcaccaaaaatatttagatatgtaAATCAGTTttctctacatatgtacatatacttatacatttttatgtaatttaattcCTTTCATAATGTCCAGAATGTGCCCCCATACAAATAAGAGCacactttataaaaatataattatgatTTTAATAGGCGGCAATCGATCTACAATCTATGCTGCAGTGTGAATATTAAGTAGTCGCCAAACCTGCCCATTTGTCAATCGGTAGCTCACTCGCTCTTCGGCTCTTCGTCGCTCTCCCAACCAATATAACTAACTGGCAATTGGCAGCTGGCAGCAATATGGTAACATACCCATACACATCCACCGGGTTTGTGTCTTCCAACGAAAGCCGTGCATGATTAAGAACATCACAGAACTCGACTTGACTTGACTCGGCTGCACTCCACTCAACTTGGCGCAATCTAGACGGGCTCAGTTCATTTCAACTCTGCAGCTTGCAACTTGCTACCGAACGCATTTTGCGCGCTGACTGCTCGCCTCCGgctaaattttagatttttatttcatatgtaCGTAAAAACATATCAGAACCTCGTCAGCTTATTGCATTTTATACCCCATGTAGGTATGCAGGTGTGTATGAATGTACGACGAGTATGTAGTTAGGTAGGTACCTATCAGCAGAGGTGTATCCGTGCTTTAGTAGTAACAGCAGGCAGGTCGATCATTCGTTCGGTCGGTCGGCAAATGTAGAATGAAGAACACGTTCCCGCTATTGATACGAACAACAACGGAGCAAATGCATTCGAATTGAGGAGGATGTAGTAAACGTGCTGCATTGTGGCCCCGGCAATGAATGtgtgcgcatgtatgtgtgtttgtgtgtagccGATAGTAGTAGCCAAGCGCCATAAAATGCTGTCGACAGTCCAGATGCTTCCTCGCCGCAAGGAGTGCAATTTTGTTGGAAGCATTTCACTGGCACAATACTAACACTGTATTTATTTTGCTATTACTGAAGTTAATACACATTACACTCTGCATGACACTTCCCTGGGTTGCTGTGCGCTGGGTGAGTTGGGCGCGAGGCAAAGTACGAATAAAGCAAATGCATACCAAAATGAGGCATTGAAAGTACGAGTATTgtctatataaatacatacatacatgcctacatacatacatacacatacacacatatgttgcGAACATTAGAATTATTGAATTGGTGCATATTTTTAACGGCTTTCAGTAGCTGTAAAAAGTAAAGTTGGAACCACATTAAGATACTGGTAATGAATTGAATTGTAAGAAATTAGGCTTATCAGTTGCACAGTCCCGCAACATGAGCCTGTTTGGAAGAATTATTAGACTTCCCCTATTTTTTCCGTATACGagtacttcattttttttttttattttttttttttaaagcttgcAATAGAAATATTACCATATAAACTAAAAACTATCGTTGCGCCAGCTACAGAGGCTTTCGGCTAGCATCTGTGGCATGGAAGGTTCAAATGCGCCGAAGTCGATCGGTATCCTTTAAAAGGTTATAGGCCTTGGAGATGTCCGTTGAATTCATTAGCAGTTGGAGAGGGTCTTTATTATTGAAGTATTGAATTCTGTAGTGAGTCAGAGCCATTAGGTGTGGGACGATGGCCGCGGTATCACAAAATGGGCAGACATCCGTGCAACAGATGTGTTATTGTGATTATGGTGTGGCCAATATGGAAACGAAGCTAACGAGTGATAGAATTTACCAACAAGGTTGAGGAATGACTTAGTGTAGAGCGGCTCAAGCTAACTTTTGAATAGTGATGATTGTAGTTCGCTCATTACATGGATTGCGGGAAGTACTCAAGGATAGGAGGTTTATCTTTTCTCCATGGGAAGTGCTTCTGCTGATGTATGAGAAATGTAAGACaaaagtaaaagtttatttgaatCCACTAGCCTCGAGATGTTTCTAAAAACCGTATTTGTAGCttgatgttttttctttttcccccttaacaatgaatacaaaaaaaataatgttacgTTCGGATTTGGTGTCGTTCCTAGTCGGATCATAGGACGGAGACTAACGCATTCCATCTATCAGGATTTTGTGCAATTCCTCGAATATAAAGACAGCTACCAATGTGTTGGCATTCAGCATGTGCCGTTCTTATCCATGTATAGTCTGTGTCCGAAGAAAAGaacctcttttttcttttaacttcaagatatataatatttcgttctgcttttcgctgcgtaatagtcccacacaactgctacgacgccagtgctgacttaggttagtgtcgttcgaaactttcccttaaacgcaaccaaacaaaaatgaatgaaaagtacgcgaagcgttttgaggcggttgTTTTATGCACGTATTCGAAATTATcgtacgccgcggctgcaaaagtaattaaaaaatcaaaagagtTTGTTGTGATATGGAATCAGCGGTAttaaatgtacaaaaatgttaatgacTTTTCCGAGGGCGAGTGACAACGAAAAAGCTGGATAAAGTGatggtccaactttttaagcgggaattatgaaaacgcatcttgccagaAAGCCATTCCACGATTTAAAGCCACTCGATCGTCAAGTACGTAAAATctggtcctctttgtcgacgagctacgcagaaaagctggttcgaAGAATGCCGAGATGATGCCAGGCTACTCGACAATGATGGatactacacggcttattgagtaattgcgactggtagttttgtacatactttcaagtacacaaattttaaatatatatattttatacttcatgaataatcgcggtttctTTTTTCTGACATAGATTTCTGTAATTCTGGGTCGTCCTATCCTTCGAGAACACTGGGGGTTCCACTAGAGCACCATTTTAGCGATatcattattttcctttttcgcAAAGTGTGCCCAATCCAACATCATTGTTAGTGCTAGTAGATTGTCATTCGTCGAAGACATTCGTTTACAAAGAATTGCATACTCTCTCAGTGACTTTCCAGGATCCACAACCATACAAGAggacgacagtcggttctagtaaccggaacgacccggatttatatccggccaaggactgtcacttcagcagcatttctcgTATATGCATGGGGAGTGTTTatcctgctacaacaacaacagggccGTTTTTACACTCGtatttaaaattctttatttacataGTACTTCTATTAGTATTTCGTAAAGTCCAAATTTTGctcaatttataaaaacttgacCTGGCTTTGTTTATACTGTTGGATACGTCACTTTCAGTACCTCCATTCTTGGAAATTATGCTACCCAGATAGCAAAACTCGCTAACATCTACTTCAACAGTCGGTATCAGCAGAGTTTACAACCAGGGGCGTGGTATTGTTAGTTTCACATGgtattaatttagtttttgcaatgtttattttcaggCCTATGGTTTTTGCATTAgccattaatttttcaaattttaatcgaATACCAGCAGATGTGAAACTCATATGTCGTCTGCGTAACCTAGATCTCCAACCTTTTGGAACAGCCGTCATTGAATGCCAACTGGTGCTTTGCGATTTGTTTTCTCTAATATAGAATCCAGTATTGCGATAAATAAAACAGGCGAGAGGACGCATCCTTGACTTACATAATttactattgaaaatttttcacttaCTTTTGAAACGAGCTCTGCATTCAGCATTATTGTAGAGCTGGCGTATCATGTCAATGATTTTTCTAGGCACACCAAAATGACGAAGGGCATTCCATGTagtgtttttttaatagtgtcaaaaaaatgtgtagctCGATTTAGCtaattttaagaatatattaagtGAAGTAAAATGTGAGCAGCGTTTTTCGTTTCGCTTAATTGAATGTAACTTCATATATTGCTAATATCAGACCGTTTAACGGCTCGCAGcgaattttaaacaatttgctGATGTAATCGGGGTTATGACAGCggttttttttacgaaaaagctGAAATTATTATGGTGATATACGAACACAAATTAACACTGTCTTCGTCCATTTTGCTTCGTTATCATCTATTGTACACTAACCGCTGTTATATCTCTTATTACGTCAGcatatcagctgattccttcaaattcgccGAGAGCCGATTAACGGATCGATGTTGGCTACACCTTTGCAATCTGTGAAAGGTGTGAAATGCAAGGCCATATGCGTCAAATCTGAAATACTCCGATAAGTCCTTTTCGTACCCGCGTATTTGTGCACAAGGGTATTATAGCTTTGCTCACATTATGGAATCGAGATACATATaggcaaatatatgtatacccaAATGTTCAGAATGATGAGAGGAGTCGATTTAGTCATGTCTATTCGTCCGTCTGTGTATCCGTATGCTTGATAACTCGAGCAAATAACTCAAGcaaaataactcacgaactaatgaatagaatatcatgaaattttaaggtTAGTAGTAAGTAACGggctcggtagtctagcgtaagtgcactagcctgccatcccagaggttgtgggttcgaatcccacgtaaagcacagtcctcgcacttttccaaacttacctactttcctagtttctatgaaaaaaaatatattagtttctCAACCCGaacaaccttatccttccaatccttactcctGCACAAGTAAGTGCATGACTtacattgtggctgctaaaacaagcaaaaaagtaaagaaaaaagtcacagttacacattgcatcagtggtgcCAGCAAGAGGGAGcaggcaatcgcggtaatagtgcagacacactaaatttagcgaagtcctcaaccatctgtgtgaacCTTCTGccacaaaaattttacacacagatggcgcttcaagcagtaaaaAGGCGTTGTtcttaagcaacgacaggtgagcattcccactacttaggactggtagcggcaggctaatcacctaccctgttagaaagcaaatagattaacgaaaccaacgcaagactgagtattGTCAAGGCCccatgctcccgagtggagtgaacaaggaaaaaaaaactagcTGAAAAGggggtgaatgcaataaactaGTGCAATCTATGAGTTAGGCCCGGAACTTTTCAGCCATGTTAATATGTTTAAATGAAACTTAGTACCCAaattaaatattactttttatcatattaaatgtaattttgtattgaaaataggcgaaatAGGTCAACAACTGCACACATCTCCAATATAACggtaactttaaaaaaaaaaaaagcggtatatctattttatatgaaacaaaattacgcaaatttggtacaaataacccaaaatattgtaataaatatgaGGCAAGCACCTACTTTTGGGTATATCGGTAATGACTCAACAAAACTCCCTCAAACTAACCTAAACTAAACCTAATTTATGTCCgacaataattattaatatcGCTTCACGCCCACTCTTAAtatcttaaaactaaaatttcgtCCCTCCctctgatatatatatatataaatataattggctcttacatctcttttgggtgtttggccgagctcctcctccaatatgtggcgttcgtcttgatgttgttccccaaatggcgggacctacagtttcaagccgactccgaacggcagatatttttatgaggagctttttcatggccgaaatacactcgaaggtttgccattgcctgccgaggagccaTCACCGTTTCTTCGTTTTGGTCTTTCGCCGAGatgcgaacctacgttctctctgaattccgaacgaaaataacgcaccaacacattcagcTGCGGCGACCGCCCTCTGATGTTACAAGCTATAAATCTCATTGGCCATGAGTTTGTTCGATTTCGAAAATTAACAACCAACGcaaattaaattgtattaaaatgcgCGCGTTAAGCTCATTCCGAACCGAATTTACGTTTCCTTACTTAATCAACTTTCTGTTTACTTgatcatattattttttatttttaaaaaaacgcatgtctataataaaaacaaaatatttattccaaatttttattctacaatatattttattgaacttAAAATCGTTCGTGAATCgaagttcaaaataattattgtctgatttttttcattgatcTACATAAATgattatttacttacatatcggattttttttttttttttttgttttttgcaaggaATACAAAAAGTACGTTGCAGAAAAAGCTAATGTAATTGCACTGGCATCCCTATCCGATATTTATAAGTCGAGTGGTAAATTACCGATTATTGGTGTTGTAGCACTTGTTGTCGGTATAAGCTGCTCATctttaacaaaaacattatatcggcgaaacaaaacaaaattgaaaagatgaaagttgaaaaattaagaCGGAATTTCTGGATTTCCGCAGAAATCGAATGTATGTTAAATTTGTTGCGTGAAGTGTACAACGTACAAGGAACCACCGCAACGACAAATTACACTTTTATTCTAATTGCTAATAAGATGAGAAAACGAGGATTCCCCAACAAATCGGCTGCACAGATACGTCGGAAATGGTTCCAAATGAAGTCGGCTTATTTGTGTTACAAGCGTGGTAATACCGAGAGGTCAGTATGATAGATagcatatctatatatatagaAGGATTGAAGTAAAGTTtactgtttaaaataaaatcaagtcaaactataaatatatgtgtaaataaaataaatgctacATTGTATGTTGTATGCAATGCTGCCAGACGTGAACGCTAtctttaaatactttttaatgattacaaatttaatcatGTTTTTGAAGGCTGCTTTTAATACCTGAAAAATTCCGACCAACCATAGCAGAATTCGTGGATAAAGAAGTTAAGACACATACCTATTCAGAGTTACCAGCGTCTCCAACATCACCACCAGCGCCTCCGCCACCAGTTGTCTCGGCACCGGCACCACCACCAGCACCAGCGCCAGTGCCAGTGCAAACACCTCCAGCTACCATTACCAGCAACGCAAATTATAAGATGAGAGATACTTCCAACGTTGCAAAACCATCACAGGGTATgtgttttctgaaaatatagaaaatttgtaaataatactATTTCTTATAACAGGTTTCGGCAAAAATCTTTACAGGGATAGTAGATTTGATGATTTTCTCTCTCGTGTGAAGCAAACACACAAAATCATAAATAATGATTTTTCGAATATGCAGAAAATTCTAATGGATTTCGAACATGAATGCCAGTCCGAGAGGGACGCtaaattaatacaatttattaaaaatactaaatataatttctaaaagaaaaaaagtaaacaaatatagGACTagttattaaaatcaaaaagtgaagcCGTCTgactaaaaacttaaatattttgtagaaaataaGAGAAATTCGGGCAGGTTTGTTATCCACTTCCGATTGAATTTTAATGCAGTTGGAAACTTCGATGAAATTCACTCGGAAGTGAATTACAGGACCTGCTGGATTTCCTTGATTACcaggttgtttttgtagcagcataaatatacggggaatgctgctgaagtgacagtccttggccggatataaatccgcgtcgttccggttacgtagaaccggctgtcatgAGTTTTGATTCGCAGATCGAAAAAGCTGCCTTGGCAagcaatttttgtaaatggctaCGCCGAAATGGTAAGGGTGTTACTCTCTTGACGTCTACCCAAAGACCCTCTACGcaagaagaaaattattataaaaactatGTATGATATGTATGAACCGcaacctttttttatatatttattatatttttttgatttttttttttagacgcTTCAAATTATCGCAATGCTGGAAAGATTTATAAGCTACCAAATTGAATGAATTCCGACCAATATATAAACATCAAATGAAAGGTGCTATATAACTTTTTACAAAGTTGTTTAGAAAGgcaaattataaaaagaaaaaatatacagaATTAGTATTaagctattttaaattttttttttagatttagagaattcttaaaaaaattaagaacaataaatttttaattgttttactgCACTTTCGATAAAGGTTTACAACTTGAACTTTGAATTCTCCTGCTTTTTttgctcctccttctatttgtggtgtgcgtcttgatgttccacaaatggagggaccttcagttttaagacgactttgaatgacagatattttttaagaggagcttttccatggcagaaatacactcggaggtttgccattgcctgccgaggggcgaccgctattataaaaaaagtttcttcattttggtgtttcatgcacggggaTTCGAACCTAAGCACTCCCAAATGGTGGAtccggctatggcggccgccattaattgaaataaataatttgccgttctaaaaaatctttttttagttttaaaaagatctaaaactaaatacaagaattttttaatttttttttctacctacTTGCGTACAGATTTACTTGAACTTGAACTAtgaatttttctaactttttccgTACGTCTTTAATAAGCATGAAAgccaactttttttataatttttaccatatgttcaataaaaattaataaagaatcGAGTTTCTATTCCTACAATTCTAGTACTTACAAAAAAGAGTGGCAGCTCGATTTTAGTTCCATATCTATGTTCTTGGCAACCCTATtggatattattatttttctgatcAGAATAAACAAGACTGCAGATTTAATTGACTTTTATCTTCTCGTTACTGATAAAATATCCTGGAAAATGTCGTATATATATCTGTTGCCGGTCGCAgtttttttactgtttcatATTACATTTCTAGGAACGtaagtaattttttactaaaagcaCTTAATGGAAATGCGTTGCAAGTTTTTGTTAAGTCGATTTGTATAAACATTAGCGAAAttcattttgttataaaatctaATTATATGAATCATATTTTAtcggtatactcgtatatcaaatgcatttacaaaataataaaacagttGGGTGGGGCATAACATGAAACATCTGCTGTAAATTTAAACACATCAGTCCACTTGTCCTTATCTTTTATCATGCAttgcttttctattttttacataaatttattttgttttgtcttttaGTTATATCGCTGCTGTTCTTCAGGGTCACGTAGTGCCCACAGTGCCATATATCAGTGATGATGCCACATATTCCCCAGAAAGTTGCGTATTTGGGCAGCTGATAAATTTTGGCAGCATCCTATGTAAGTGagaatacgtatgtatatgtacatatctttgATAACGTTATCGAATTATTCTGCCTTAATTCATGATTGCTTCCAGTGGGCATCACAATTTATATACGATACCGACAAATTCAGCAACTATACAGTCATCATCCCGATTTGGGCTCTTTACTACTGCATTACAATAAGATTGCATTTTGGTTTGGATTAGCTTCTTGTTTGGGCATAAGCATTGTTGGAAACTTTCAGGAAACTAATGTACGCATCGTACACTTTACCGGTGCATTTTGTTGCTTTGGCTGTGGCACGGTATTCTTTTGGTTGCAGGCATTAATTACCTACATGGTTTATCCGATTGCAAGTACGAAATTATACGCTCACATTCGTTTGGGAATGTCCATTTGCTGCACTGTTCTATTCATATTGATCGCCGTTACTGGGGTTATGTCACATATTCTTTTCAAAGGCGAAAATCCTAGGCAATGGTAACGAAAGGCTATCGGTAACGAAGAATTCTctaaatttgatatttaaattaattctttATAGGTATCCTTCGGATGGTGGCTGGTATTTCCACGTAATAAGCTCAATATCGGAGTGGATTATGGCTACTATCTTCTGTTTctatattttgacctttacggaGGAGTTTCGCGATGTTAGACTTGATCATCCGGAATTGACGTTGATCTCATATTCAATAACTTTGTAAAAATTccaaatgaatttatttatatcattgaATTTTCCTGTTTTCCCAAAACAAACAACGAcgaatatatagtatgtatattaTAAGTACTAAAACTCAAAAATAGTATGTGCTATGTATTTCCAAAGATATATAAAGGTGCTGTGATAAATTATGTTTTCTTGGATTATAATATTATCCAGCAAATATGACCttattttaatgataaaatatAACTAATTTGATTCAATTCTGGTATATTGAAGTTCGATACCAATAATGGTAAAAGAAAAAGCTATCAATTTTAATGGCCATCATGAGTATAAGGATTTAATAATCATTTttgtagtaaattttttgggATTGATTAGTCAAAATAGTTCCTTTTTTCGTTTCCGACGGTATGTCCggtattttgtaattaaaaactaTAAAGTAATGAAATGCACTTATAGTTTTTGTATTGAATTATTCTTATATGcgagtttatttttcttttaagtaatttttgttcACTAATCATGTGTATGTACTTAGTATAATACCTACTTATATGATATACGTACaagcaataaatttgttttatcccATGAATTCACAGATGTATGATTCTCTTCGATGGGTTGGTTGTGTTTGGCCGCAGTGACTCTGCTTGGTGTTCCACTAAGAAAACATCTAGCGGTAGCGGTGCATCAATCTAAAGAAGGCGCTTAATCTGTAATACGATGCGAATAGTAATTGCGATATGgaagaaaaatttgatgaaagaatatttcatttcaaaataagTTTGAAAGAatcttattttaatgttttaagttGATTGCAGGtacttttttttgacagatctcgcgtgactactgtcaaactaaatacataattttttcagtattcattgacatttatcATTGAAATACTTACGCcttaacaacgtttacaaattacacagttttaaaaaatctgcGATAAGTGTTCATCGCACGCTCAGACCAACCTATGGTGTACAGCGATGAGCCCCATTTTTGACTTaatggcaggctaatcacctaccctgtcagaaatcaaaatagattaacgaaatcaacacaagactgagtcttgttgaggccctatgctcccgacaagagtgaacaaggaacaatggattggccaccaagatcgagtgatatcacacctttggacttttattgtatttgcggcggtatgtaaagtctaaatgctttgtggataaaccagcttcgattgaggcattggaacattactaaagttattcacgaacgTTTGCGACCGACATTTGAAATggaatatctttaaaaaaataaatgtcatgatcGATTCtacatacacaaaaataatacagattgtccaatcaatttgaattgtccttgttttacttcaatttaaaatccgatacctctaaattgatcaccctttattgaTATTTAAATACGCCATTGCTATACAAAATACTGAATTTCGGTACGTAGAATCAACTGTTCCGGTGATCGTCGATAGATCGTGGATTCGATTGATGCAAATAAGGTTCTAAAcggatttaattagtttttagcACTGTTCTCAAAACAGTCGGTTTTATGTTGAgagctgctggagtgacagtccttacgAAAATTTGGCAAATATAAATCCGTCCAAGAggtgtcactccagcagcattccccgtaattgtatgggaaatgtttatgctactataacaacagcaacaacaaccggAATGACACTGGTTTTACTCGATCAAGGTCTAATATTTCATCCGGTTTAGAACAATAAATCTCACGCTTATTTTGATGAAGAATCTCACTCTTTATTCTTTTTTCATACAGaggttctttctttttttagtatttgcttgatttaaattttttttgagagaCCTTTATATAATACAATTACTTTTATAGCACtcgttaaaattaaatatatgtataagaatatttttccttattatttttGTCATATGCATTAATGTAAGGCGAATTGCTTCTGACAAGTGATCAATGTAGCGTCGCAAGGGCTTGATGACGAAAGCTCATCTTTTATCATCAAATCGGgaactgtaaaataaaatattaaaaattaaacattgaatataaaatataattatattttgaagtgcatttatgtatatttatatattaaatatgtatgtatgtgaatagtATTCAGAGGTAAGAAACTCGTACTTGTATTCCAAATGGGGCAAGGACATGGGTCCATCATTTTTGTGCCATCGGCTGAAATTCCTTctgaaaatgtatacaaaatcgttttgttaactttaattttaatttatttcggatATTTGAGCAACtgttagaaaaattaataaaaagtagcGGGTCGATCGATCTTTGGTCGGCGTttattgcaataaatatttcaaaattaaattaaatatcttaATTTGACTGGACTTTTAAACAGATTACTACAAATACACTTTTGAATAAGCCTCTCGTAGAAAATAGCTCTCTTAATGTCATAACACGTAATATAAGGTCTCTTCATAA from Anastrepha ludens isolate Willacy chromosome 5, idAnaLude1.1, whole genome shotgun sequence includes these protein-coding regions:
- the LOC128863996 gene encoding uncharacterized protein LOC128863996, translating into MKVEKLRRNFWISAEIECMLNLLREVYNVQGTTATTNYTFILIANKMRKRGFPNKSAAQIRRKWFQMKSAYLCYKRGNTERLLLIPEKFRPTIAEFVDKEVKTHTYSELPASPTSPPAPPPPVVSAPAPPPAPAPVPVQTPPATITSNANYKMRDTSNVAKPSQGFGKNLYRDSRFDDFLSRVKQTHKIINNDFSNMQKILMDFEHECQSERDAKLIQFIKNTKYNF
- the LOC128863995 gene encoding DNA damage-regulated autophagy modulator protein 1 — its product is MSYIYLLPVAVFLLFHITFLGTYIAAVLQGHVVPTVPYISDDATYSPESCVFGQLINFGSILLGITIYIRYRQIQQLYSHHPDLGSLLLHYNKIAFWFGLASCLGISIVGNFQETNVRIVHFTGAFCCFGCGTVFFWLQALITYMVYPIASTKLYAHIRLGMSICCTVLFILIAVTGVMSHILFKGENPRQWYPSDGGWYFHVISSISEWIMATIFCFYILTFTEEFRDVRLDHPELTLISYSITL